In Carya illinoinensis cultivar Pawnee chromosome 6, C.illinoinensisPawnee_v1, whole genome shotgun sequence, a single genomic region encodes these proteins:
- the LOC122313711 gene encoding chloroplastic import inner membrane translocase subunit HP30-2-like: MEQGKQGVLVAKLIPQQNPIEQIQARFKELETGFKAWLAKQSLPVEVAMVTLTSSAQGAAIGALMGTLTNDKSSPLPTPPPQANPQAMASFQQAQALAGGPLAQARNFAVITGVNAGISCLMKRLRGKEDVQSSMVAAFGSGAMFSLVSGMGAPNQPANAITSGLFFALVQGGLFKIGEKFSKPPAEDVFYDKTRSMLYKLGLQDYEKNFRKGLLTDSTLPLLTDSALRDVRIPPGPRLLILDHIQRDPEIKDRQGNVR; the protein is encoded by the exons ATGGAGCAAGGAAAGCAGGGTGTGTTGGTGGCGAAGCTGATTCCCCAGCAGAACCCAATAGAGCAGATACAGGCGCGCTTCAAGGAGCTGGAGACTGGCTTCAAGGCTTGGTTGGCGAAGCAGTCTCTGCCGGTGGAGGTGGCTATGGTAACCCTCACCAGCTCCGCTCAGGGCGCTGCCATAGGTGCTCTCATGGGCACTCTCACCAACGACAAGTCTTCCCCTCTCCCAACTCCTCCCCCCCAGGCCAATCCCCAAGCCATGGCTTCTTTCCAACAAGCCCAG GCTCTAGCTGGGGGTCCGTTGGCACAAGCTCGCAACTTTGCTGTGATAACAGGTGTCAATGCCGGCATATCCTGTCTCATGAAACGACTGCGAGGAAAGGAGGATGTCCAGTCTAG CATGGTGGCAGCGTTTGGTTCTGGAGCCATGTTTTCATTAGTGAGTGGTATGGGTGCCCCAAATCAGCCAGCAAATGCAATTACTTCTGGCCTCTTTTTTGCTCTTGTTCAAGGAGGGCTTTTCAAG ATAGGGGAAAAGTTCTCTAAACCACCAGCTGAAGATGTTTTCTATGATAAAACAAGATCCATGTTGTATAAGCTTGGCCTCCAGGATTACGAGAAGAATTTCAGAAAAGGCTTGTTGACAGATAGCACATTGCCTCTGCTCACTGACAG TGCGCTCAGAGACGTGAGAATCCCTCCTGGACCAAGGCTTCTTATTCTCGATCACATTCAGAG GGACCCGGAGATCAAAGATAGACAAGGAAATGTTCGTTGA
- the LOC122313709 gene encoding DNA-binding protein BIN4 produces MSSSREGSPDWLRSFQAPTHSTLMLSSDSESSLKCSPSREDRDDLEEPSPNKSTKIAEEHKNRATSLGQNGAGSLSNKPSKGKSPKKRLKVDNQTPKQKKNTVNKKRNDGNRSDTIGAKEVTFEKHIEPCEPSHSVLALSSDSESGRDNSTAIEDNINRGESSEKKNSEFQGGDKCDDVVLVGSDGEFPSKKASKEKSPRKRQKVEGHTPTKEQKINENVAIKGNGRDVEVAGEETSDKHIIPNVSSSSLPLVLSEKVHRSKALVECEGDSIDLSGDMGAVGRIMISDAPGNQEMYLDLKGTIYKTTIVPSRTFCIVGFGQSEAKIEAIMNDFIQLKPQSNVYEAETMVEGTLDGFSFDSEDEADKIPKAVPHQNNQNEDVEEQTNGKNNGKTKRKAEKTSGIARKRGKAVGGKMQAPKKVRKKNQVSKRGKTKK; encoded by the exons ATGAGCAGTTCGAGGGAGGGATCTCCGGATTGGTTGCGTTCGTTCCAG GCACCAACTCATTCAACGCTGATGTTATCATCAGATTCTGAGTCTTCTCTGAAATGTAGCCCTTCAAGAGAGGACAGAGATGATCTTGAAGAGCCATCTCCAAATAAATCAACTAAAATTGCAGAGGAACACAAGAATCGAGCTACAAGTCTAGGTCAAAATGGTGCAGGGTCTCTATCTAATAAGCCATCAAAAGGAAAGTCTCCAAAAAAAAGGCTGAAAGTAGACAATcaaacaccaaaacaaaagaaaaatacagtCAACAAAAAGAGGAACGATG GGAACAGGAGTGACACGATTGGTGCGAAAGAAGTAACATTTGAGAAGCATATAGAGCCTTGT GAACCAAGTCATTCAGTTTTGGCATTATCATCAGATTCTGAGTCAGGTCGTGATAATAGCACTGCAATAGAGGATAATATTAATCGTGGAGAatcttcagaaaaaaaaaattcagagttCCAAGGAGGAGATAAGTGTGATGATGTCGTTCTTGTTGGCAGTGATGGAGAGTTTCCATCTAAGAAGgcttcaaaagaaaaatctccTAGGAAACGGCAAAAAGTTGAGGGTCACACACCAACCAAggagcaaaaaataaatgagaacgTGGCAATAAAAG GAAATGGTCGTGATGTGGAAGTTGCAGGTGAAGAAACTTCTGACAAGCATATTATACCTAAT GTATCCTCCTCAAGTTTGCCTTTGGTGCTTTCTGAGAAAGTCCACCGCTCAAAG GCACTTGTTGAATGTGAAGGGGATTCCATCGATTTGAGTGGTGATATGGGTGCTGTAGGGCGAATTATGATTTCAGATGCTCCAGGAAATCAGGAAATGTATTTGGATTTAAAAG GAACCATATACAAAACAACAATAGTTCCTTCAAGGACATTTTGCATT GTTGGCTTCGGTCAGTCAGAGGCAAAG ATAGAGGCCATCATGAATGACTTCATTCAGCTTAAACCACAGTCTAACGTTTATGAAGCTGAAACTATGGTTGAAG GAACACTGGATGGTTTCTCATTTGATTCAGAAGATGAGGCTGACAAGATTCCTAAAGCCGTTCCTCATCAAAATAACCAAAATGAGGATGTTGAAGAACAAACCAATGGTAAAAATAATGGGAAAACCAAACGGAAAGCTGAGAAAACATCG GGAATTGCTCGGAAGAGAGGTAAAGCTGTGGGAGGAAAGATGCAAGCACCTAAAAAAgtaagaaagaaaaatcaagtttcaaagagAGGCAAGACCAAGAAATAG
- the LOC122313710 gene encoding pathogenesis-related thaumatin-like protein 3.5 yields MTMPTSWMFPSLSIAVIYFFSCSLASTFTITNDCPYTIWPGTLAGSGTPQLTMTGFQLNSGQSVSIPSTPGWSGRIWARTGCTFDELGAGKCQTGDCGGRLECDGSGATPPTSLFEITLGTGNEKDFYDVSIVDGYNLPLVAAPRGMYGACNSTGCASNINMGCPKELQVAGGEEGGVVACKSACEAFKMDQYCCSGEFANPTTCRPSFYSAIFKRACPRAYSYAFDDGTSTFTCKANEYAIIFCPGVDGVKKPDDPMLIPPMLEQSNREVVGIVSSSNILLPLPILVFLLILKLILLNAEY; encoded by the exons ATGACAATGCCCACGTCCTGGATGTTTCCAAGTTTGTCTATTGCTGTCATTTATTTCTTCTCTTGCTCATTAGCTTCCACTTTCACCATAACCAACGACTGCCCCTATACCATATGGCCAGGCACGCTTGCAGGGTCAGGCACGCCTCAACTTACAATGACCGGATTTCAGTTGAATTCTGGCCAAAGTGTTAGCATTCCATCAACACCGGGATGGTCGGGACGGATATGGGCAAGGACAGGATGCACATTCGATGAGTTGGGAGCCGGCAAATGTCAAACCGGGGACTGTGGGGGAAGGCTGGAATGTGATGGCAGTGGTGCCACTCCGCCTACATCCCTCTTTGAGATAACCCTTGGAACAGGCAACGAGAAAGATTTCTACGATGTTAGCATCGTAGATGGCTACAACTTGCCGCTTGTTGCTGCACCAAGAGGGATGTATGGCGCATGTAACTCCACAGGGTGCGCTTCAAATATCAACATGG GTTGCCCAAAGGAGCTTCAGGTAGCAGGAGGAGAGGAAGGGGGAGTGGTTGCATGCAAGAGTGCATGTGAGGCTTTTAAGATGGACCAGTACTGCTGCAGTGGAGAGTTTGCCAACCCAACAACATGCCGGCCCTCTTTTTATTCAGCCATTTTTAAAAGGGCTTGTCCAAGGGCTTATAGCTATGCTTTTGATGATGGCACAAGTACCTTTACATGCAAGGCTAATGAATATGCCATAATTTTTTGCCCTGGTGTTGATGG GGTGAAAAAACCAGATGATCCAATGCTCATCCCTCCAATGCTAGAGCAGAGCAATAGGGAGGTTGTGGGGATTGTATCTTCGTCAAACATCCTCCTCCCTCTTCCGATTCTGGTTTTTCTGCTCATCCTAAAGCTTATTCTTCTGAACGCTGAATATTAG
- the LOC122313712 gene encoding uncharacterized protein LOC122313712, whose protein sequence is MEVYGKSMVAGPTNVIFLSAILGQDGPIPVHKCDWKCENERVCGNMYRCKLTGLTHICDKNCNQRILYDNHSSLCRASGQIFPLTQAEEQAVRGVQRKLEADSSPTADSCARKRRRDAQLHPSPFERSFSAVSPICSQVGDGMDVN, encoded by the coding sequence ATGGAGGTATATGGCAAATCCATGGTAGCTGGACCCACAAATGTTATTTTTCTGTCTGCTATACTAGGCCAAGATGGGCCAATTCCAGTCCACAAATGTGACTGGAAGTGTGAAAATGAACGTGTTTGCGGAAATATGTACCGCTGCAAACTAACAGGACTGACTCACATATGTGACAAAAACTGTAACCAGAGAATTCTGTATGATAATCACAGCTCCCTTTGTAGAGCAAGCGGCCAAATTTTTCCCCTAACACAGGCAGAGGAACAGGCAGTGAGAGGCGTCCAAAGGAAGCTTGAGGCAGATAGTTCCCCCACTGCTGATAGCTGTGCTCGTAAGCGCAGACGGGATGCACAGCTCCATCCTTCTCCTTTTGAGAGATCCTTCTCTGCTGTCAGTCCAATCTGCAGCCAAGTTGGGGATGGCATGGATGTGAACTAG